A stretch of the Malus domestica chromosome 08, GDT2T_hap1 genome encodes the following:
- the LOC103440783 gene encoding protein phosphatase 2C 50-like, whose translation MEDMSPAVALPFRVGNSVCDNPTIAAHIDITSLKLMKNTAGFLSGSVTMGSSETVAAGEEDCNCSCSGNDNFGTVSAPKEDKGGGAPLLDMISQDERNWVSSADLVGRESEDDDSLSLEGDQVLDSFCSVSVASESSSLCLEDFLVYEIGPDAGTLSSVDTEQSICCVDVVDKATDLGDSNFETEITSDPLAVTGNPEEEIGDGSDPKPSAVVDQLPVETGAKETVSRSVFEVDYVPLWGFTSVIGRRPEMEDALAAIPQFLKIPIQMLIGDRILDGLSKCLHQTVHFFGVYDGHGGSQVANYCRDRVHLALVEEIESVKEGLVSVSIKDNCQAQWTNAFTNCFLKVDTEVGGKAGVEPIAPETVGSTAVVALICSSHIIVANCGDSRAVLCRGKEPMALSVDHKPIREDEYARIEAAGGKVIQWNGHRVFGVLAMSRSIGDRYLKPWIIPEPEVMFIPRTKDDECLILASDGLWDVMSNEEVCDLARRRILLWHKKNGADGLPQERGEGIDPAAQAAAEFLSNRALQKGSKDNITVIVVDLKAQRKFKSKT comes from the exons ATGGAGGATATGTCTCCGGCGGTCGCGTTGCCATTTAGAGTAGGTAACTCAGTCTGTGATAACCCAACCATAGCTGCCCACATCGATATCACAAGCCTTAAGCTAATGAAAAACACGGCGGGGTTTTTATCTGGTTCTGTCACCATGGGTTCCAGTGAGACAGTTGCAGCTGGTGAAGAGGATTGTAATTGTAGTTGCTCAGGTAATGATAATTTTGGAACAGTTTCTGCGCCGAAAGAGGACAAGGGAGGGGGAGCTCCTTTGTTGGATATGATATCTCAAGACGAACGCAATTGGGTTTCTTCTGCTGATTTGGTAGGCCGTGAGAGTGAGGACGATGATTCTTTATCATTGGAAGGCGATCAGGTTCTTGATAGCTTTTGTTCAGTCTCAGTGGCGAGTGAGTCAAGTAGCTTGTGTTTAGAGGACTTCCTTGTCTACGAGATTGGTCCTGATGCAGGCACACTGAGTTCTGTAGACACGGAGCAGAGCATTTGCTGTGTTGATGTTGTCGATAAGGCTACAGATTTAGGTGATTCAAATTTTGAGACAGAGATCACAAGTGACCCCCTTGCTGTGACAGGGAACCCTGAGGAAGAAATTGGCGATGGGTCTGATCCAAAGCCATCTGCAGTTGTTGATCAATTACCTGTGGAAACGGGGGCCAAAGAAACAGTCAGCCGCAGTGTTTTTGAGGTAGACTATGTGCCGCTTTGGGGGTTTACATCCGTGATTGGAAGAAGACCAGAGATGGAAGATGCACTTGCCGCTATACCACAATTTTTGAAGATTCCAATTCAAATGCTGATTGGTGACCGCATACTTGATGGCTTGAGCAAGTGTTTACACCAAACTGTGCATTTCTTTGGAGTCTATGATGGTCATGGAGGCTCTCAG GTTGCAAACTATTGTCGTGATCGCGTTCATTTGGCTTTGGTTGAAGAGATAGAATCTGTTAAGGAAGGCCTAGTTAGTGTAAGTATCAAAGACAATTGCCAAGCGCAATGGACAAATGCATTTACGAATTGTTTTCTTAAGGTTGATACTGAGGTTGGAGGGAAGGCTGGTGTTGAGCCCATTGCCCCAGAAACTGTTGGTTCCACTGCTGTTGTTGCCCTTATTTGCTCGTCTCATATCATAGTAGCAAACTGTGGAGATTCGAGAGCAGTTCTGTGTCGTGGTAAAGAACCCATGGCATTGTCGGTGGATCATAAA CCAATTCGGGAAGATGAATATGCAAGGATTGAAGCAGCTGGAGGCAAGGTCATACAATGGAATGGCCATCGTGTGTTTGGAGTTCTTGCTATGTCAAGGTCTATAG GCGATAGATATTTAAAACCGTGGATCATTCCAGAACCAGAAGTGATGTTTATTCCCCGGACAAAAGACGACGAATGCCTAATTTTAGCCAGTGATGGTCTATGGGACGTTATGTCAAACGAAGAAGTGTGTGACCTTGCTCGGAGAAGAATACTCCTCTGGCACAAGAAGAATGGCGCAGATGGACTTCCGCAGGAAAGAGGCGAAGGAATTGATCCCGCTGCCCAGGCAGCTGCGGAGTTTCTTTCAAACCGTGCCCTTCAAAAAGGAAGCAAGGACAACATTACTGTGATTGTGGTAGATTTGAAAGCTCAAAGGAAGTTTAAAAGCAAAACATGA
- the LOC103440784 gene encoding aminopeptidase M1-like isoform X2: MEQFKGQPRLPKFAVPKRYDVRLKPDLAACKFGGSVDIDLDVVADTKFIVLNAAELSVNAGSVSFTHGGLFKVFKPSKAETFEEDGILVLEFGETLPIGSGVLAIEFEGILNDKMKGFYRSTYEHNGEKKNMAVTQFEPVDARRCFPCWDEPACKATFKITLDGVPSELVALSNMPIQEEKVNGHLKTVSYAETPIMSTYLVAVVVGLFDYVEDHTSDGVKVRVYCQVGKADQGKFALHVAVKTLELYKDYFAMPYLLPKLDMIAIPDFSSGAMENYGLVTYRETALLFDEKHSAAANKQRVATVVAHELAHQWFGNLVTMEWWTHLWLNEGFATWVSYLATDSLFPEWKIWTQFLDELTAGLKLDGLEESHPIEVEINHAAEVDEIFDAISYKKGASVIRMLQSYLGAEVFQRSLASYIKKHAYSNAKTEDLWAALEEGSGEPVNKLMNSWTQQKGYPVISVKIKDQKLEFDQTQFYSSGSQGDGQWIVPITLSCGSYDVRKNFLLQSKSETLDIKEFLGCSVGKAGCGGTSNKDNALFSWIKVNVDQTGFYRVKYEDELAAALRNAIEKKQLSETDRFGILDDSFALSMSRKQSFASLLTLLSAYREDLDYIVLSNLITISYYLARIAADAVPGLLDHIKQFFIGLFQYSAERLGWQPKPGESHLDAMLRGDVLNALAVFGHDLTLDEASRRFHAFLEDRNTPLLPPDIRKAAYVAVMQRTSLSNRSGYESLLRVYRESDLSQEKTRILGSLASCPDPNITLEVLNFILTPEVRSQDAVFGLAVSNEGRETAWTWMKDNWEHISKTWGSGFLITRFVSSIVSPFASFDKVKEVDEFFKPRPNPAITRTLKQSIERVQINANWVQSVQSEKDLADVVTELARRKY; encoded by the exons ATGGAGCAGTTCAAAGGCCAGCCCCGGCTTCCGAAATTCGCCGTCCCGAAACGGTACGATGTAAGGCTGAAGCCGGACCTCGCCGCCTGCAAATTCGGCGGCTCCGTCGACATCGACCTCGATGTCGTCGCCGATACCAAATTCATCGTCCTCAACGCCGCCGAGCTTTCCGTCAATGCGGGCTCCGTCTCTTTCACTCACGGAGGCTTGTTCAAG GTTTTCAAGCCTTCGAAGGCCGAGACGTTCGAAGAGGATGGAATTTTGGTTTTGGAATTTGGCGAGACGCTTCCGATTGGGTCTGGAGTTTTGGCTATTGAATTTGAAGGAATTTTGAATGACAAGATGAAGGGTTTCTACAGAAG TACATATGAGCACAACGGTGAGAAGAAAAATATGGCAGTTACACAGTTTGAGCCTGTTGATGCCAGGCGGTGCTTTCCGTGCTGGGATGAACCTGCTTGCAAG GCTACATTCAAGATTACCCTTGATGGTGTTCCGTCTGAACTAGTAGCCCTTTCCAACATGCCGATTCAAGAAGAAAAAGTGAATGGACATCTGAAGACAGTTTCATATGCAGAAACACCAATTATGTCTACATATTTGGTGGCTGTTGTTGTCGGATTGTTTGATTACGTTGAAGATCATACTTCTGATG GGGTCAAAGTGCGGGTATATTGTCAAGTTGGTAAGGCAGACCAAGGGAAGTTTGCTTTGCACGTTGCTGTCAAGACACTTGAATTGTACAAAGA TTACTTTGCCATGCCATATCTGTTGCCCAAATTGGATATGATTGCAATACCTGATTTTTCTTCCGGCGCCATGGAGAATTATGGTTTAGTTACATACCGAGAAACAGCTTTGCTTTTTGATGAAAAACATTCTGCAGCTGCCAACAAGCAAAGG GTTGCGACTGTCGTGGCACATGAATTGGCACACCAGTGGTTTGGCAATCTTGTAACTATGGAATGGTGGACGCATTTATGGCTGAATGAGGGATTTGCAACATGG GTGAGCTATTTAGCTACTGATAGCTTGTTCCCAGAGTGGAAAATATGGACTCAGTTTCTTGATGAACTCACTGCTGGTCTTAAGCTGGATGGGCTTGAAGAATCTCACCCCATTGAG GTGGAGATCAATCATGCTGCTGAGGTTGATGAAATATTCGATGCGATAAGCTATAAAAAAGGTGCTTCTGTTATTCGGATGCTGCAAAGCTATCTAGGTGCTGAAGTCTTCCAG AGGTCACTTGCTTCGTATATCAAAAAGCATGCTTACTCAAATGCGAAGACAGAAGATTTGTGGGCTGCCCTTGAGGAGGGATCTGGTGAACCTGTAAACAAGCTAATGAATTCATGGACACAGCAAAAAGGTTACCCGGTTATTTCTGTCAAAATCAAAGATCAGAAATTGGAGTTTGATCAG acaCAATTCTACTCAAGCGGTTCCCAAGGCGATGGGCAATGGATTGTGCCGATCACATTATCCTGTGGCTCGTACGATGTGCGCAAGAATTTCCTACTACAATCGAAGTCTGAAACTCTTGACATAAAGGAATTTCTGGGTTGCTCAGTAGGAAAGGCTGGATGTGGAGGCACAAGCAACAAAGACAACGCATTATTCAGTTGGATAAAAGTCAATGTGGATCAGACTGGTTTTTACAGAGTGAAATATGAGGATGAACTTGCAGCTGCACTTAGAAACGCTATTGAAAAGAAACAATTGTCTGAAACTGACAGATTTG GCATTTTGGATGATTCATTTGCCCTGTCAATGTCTCGCAAGCAGTCTTTTGCTTCATTGCTTACCTTGTTGAGTGCTTACAGAGAGGACCTTGACTATATCGTTCTGTCAAATTTGATTACT ATAAGTTATTATCTGGCAAGAATTGCAGCTGATGCTGTACCCGGACTACTGGATCACATTAAACAATTCTTTATTGGACTTTTCCAGTATTCCGCAGA GAGGCTTGGTTGGCAGCCTAAACCCGGCGAAAGCCATTTAGATGCAATGTTGAGAGGAGACGTTTTGAATGCACTTGCTGTTTTTGGTCATGACCTGACGTTAGATGAAGCAAGTAGGCGTTTTCATGCGTTTTTAGAAGACAGAAACACGCCCCTCCTTCCCCCTGACATTAGAAAG GCAGCATATGTGGCTGTAATGCAAAGAACAAGCTTATCTAACCGATCAGGCTACGAATCTCTTCTTAGAGTCTACAGAGAGAGTGATCTAAGCCAGGAGAAAACCCGCATTCTAG GTTCATTAGCGTCTTGTCCCGATCCCAATATTACACTGGAGGTTCTCAACTTTATATTGACTCCTGAG GTTCGCAGTCAGGATGCTGTCTTTGGCCTTGCTGTTAGTAATGAAGGTCGGGAAACAGCTTGGACGTGGATGAAG GATAACTGGGAGCACATCTCAAAGACCTGGGGGTCTGGATTTCTAATCACTCGCTTTGTCAGTTCAATTGTTTCACCG TTTGCTTCGTTTGACAAGGTTAAGGAAGTAGATGAGTTCTTCAAACCCCGTCCCAACCCTGCGATAACCAGAACCTTGAAGCAGAGCATTGAGCGGGTGCAAATCAACGCCAATTGGGTTCAGAGTGTTCAGAGCGAGAAAGACCTTGCCGACGTCGTGACGGAGTTGGCACGCCGGAAATACTAG
- the LOC103440784 gene encoding aminopeptidase M1-like isoform X1, translated as MEQFKGQPRLPKFAVPKRYDVRLKPDLAACKFGGSVDIDLDVVADTKFIVLNAAELSVNAGSVSFTHGGLFKFEQVFKPSKAETFEEDGILVLEFGETLPIGSGVLAIEFEGILNDKMKGFYRSTYEHNGEKKNMAVTQFEPVDARRCFPCWDEPACKATFKITLDGVPSELVALSNMPIQEEKVNGHLKTVSYAETPIMSTYLVAVVVGLFDYVEDHTSDGVKVRVYCQVGKADQGKFALHVAVKTLELYKDYFAMPYLLPKLDMIAIPDFSSGAMENYGLVTYRETALLFDEKHSAAANKQRVATVVAHELAHQWFGNLVTMEWWTHLWLNEGFATWVSYLATDSLFPEWKIWTQFLDELTAGLKLDGLEESHPIEVEINHAAEVDEIFDAISYKKGASVIRMLQSYLGAEVFQRSLASYIKKHAYSNAKTEDLWAALEEGSGEPVNKLMNSWTQQKGYPVISVKIKDQKLEFDQTQFYSSGSQGDGQWIVPITLSCGSYDVRKNFLLQSKSETLDIKEFLGCSVGKAGCGGTSNKDNALFSWIKVNVDQTGFYRVKYEDELAAALRNAIEKKQLSETDRFGILDDSFALSMSRKQSFASLLTLLSAYREDLDYIVLSNLITISYYLARIAADAVPGLLDHIKQFFIGLFQYSAERLGWQPKPGESHLDAMLRGDVLNALAVFGHDLTLDEASRRFHAFLEDRNTPLLPPDIRKAAYVAVMQRTSLSNRSGYESLLRVYRESDLSQEKTRILGSLASCPDPNITLEVLNFILTPEVRSQDAVFGLAVSNEGRETAWTWMKDNWEHISKTWGSGFLITRFVSSIVSPFASFDKVKEVDEFFKPRPNPAITRTLKQSIERVQINANWVQSVQSEKDLADVVTELARRKY; from the exons ATGGAGCAGTTCAAAGGCCAGCCCCGGCTTCCGAAATTCGCCGTCCCGAAACGGTACGATGTAAGGCTGAAGCCGGACCTCGCCGCCTGCAAATTCGGCGGCTCCGTCGACATCGACCTCGATGTCGTCGCCGATACCAAATTCATCGTCCTCAACGCCGCCGAGCTTTCCGTCAATGCGGGCTCCGTCTCTTTCACTCACGGAGGCTTGTTCAAG TTTGAGCAGGTTTTCAAGCCTTCGAAGGCCGAGACGTTCGAAGAGGATGGAATTTTGGTTTTGGAATTTGGCGAGACGCTTCCGATTGGGTCTGGAGTTTTGGCTATTGAATTTGAAGGAATTTTGAATGACAAGATGAAGGGTTTCTACAGAAG TACATATGAGCACAACGGTGAGAAGAAAAATATGGCAGTTACACAGTTTGAGCCTGTTGATGCCAGGCGGTGCTTTCCGTGCTGGGATGAACCTGCTTGCAAG GCTACATTCAAGATTACCCTTGATGGTGTTCCGTCTGAACTAGTAGCCCTTTCCAACATGCCGATTCAAGAAGAAAAAGTGAATGGACATCTGAAGACAGTTTCATATGCAGAAACACCAATTATGTCTACATATTTGGTGGCTGTTGTTGTCGGATTGTTTGATTACGTTGAAGATCATACTTCTGATG GGGTCAAAGTGCGGGTATATTGTCAAGTTGGTAAGGCAGACCAAGGGAAGTTTGCTTTGCACGTTGCTGTCAAGACACTTGAATTGTACAAAGA TTACTTTGCCATGCCATATCTGTTGCCCAAATTGGATATGATTGCAATACCTGATTTTTCTTCCGGCGCCATGGAGAATTATGGTTTAGTTACATACCGAGAAACAGCTTTGCTTTTTGATGAAAAACATTCTGCAGCTGCCAACAAGCAAAGG GTTGCGACTGTCGTGGCACATGAATTGGCACACCAGTGGTTTGGCAATCTTGTAACTATGGAATGGTGGACGCATTTATGGCTGAATGAGGGATTTGCAACATGG GTGAGCTATTTAGCTACTGATAGCTTGTTCCCAGAGTGGAAAATATGGACTCAGTTTCTTGATGAACTCACTGCTGGTCTTAAGCTGGATGGGCTTGAAGAATCTCACCCCATTGAG GTGGAGATCAATCATGCTGCTGAGGTTGATGAAATATTCGATGCGATAAGCTATAAAAAAGGTGCTTCTGTTATTCGGATGCTGCAAAGCTATCTAGGTGCTGAAGTCTTCCAG AGGTCACTTGCTTCGTATATCAAAAAGCATGCTTACTCAAATGCGAAGACAGAAGATTTGTGGGCTGCCCTTGAGGAGGGATCTGGTGAACCTGTAAACAAGCTAATGAATTCATGGACACAGCAAAAAGGTTACCCGGTTATTTCTGTCAAAATCAAAGATCAGAAATTGGAGTTTGATCAG acaCAATTCTACTCAAGCGGTTCCCAAGGCGATGGGCAATGGATTGTGCCGATCACATTATCCTGTGGCTCGTACGATGTGCGCAAGAATTTCCTACTACAATCGAAGTCTGAAACTCTTGACATAAAGGAATTTCTGGGTTGCTCAGTAGGAAAGGCTGGATGTGGAGGCACAAGCAACAAAGACAACGCATTATTCAGTTGGATAAAAGTCAATGTGGATCAGACTGGTTTTTACAGAGTGAAATATGAGGATGAACTTGCAGCTGCACTTAGAAACGCTATTGAAAAGAAACAATTGTCTGAAACTGACAGATTTG GCATTTTGGATGATTCATTTGCCCTGTCAATGTCTCGCAAGCAGTCTTTTGCTTCATTGCTTACCTTGTTGAGTGCTTACAGAGAGGACCTTGACTATATCGTTCTGTCAAATTTGATTACT ATAAGTTATTATCTGGCAAGAATTGCAGCTGATGCTGTACCCGGACTACTGGATCACATTAAACAATTCTTTATTGGACTTTTCCAGTATTCCGCAGA GAGGCTTGGTTGGCAGCCTAAACCCGGCGAAAGCCATTTAGATGCAATGTTGAGAGGAGACGTTTTGAATGCACTTGCTGTTTTTGGTCATGACCTGACGTTAGATGAAGCAAGTAGGCGTTTTCATGCGTTTTTAGAAGACAGAAACACGCCCCTCCTTCCCCCTGACATTAGAAAG GCAGCATATGTGGCTGTAATGCAAAGAACAAGCTTATCTAACCGATCAGGCTACGAATCTCTTCTTAGAGTCTACAGAGAGAGTGATCTAAGCCAGGAGAAAACCCGCATTCTAG GTTCATTAGCGTCTTGTCCCGATCCCAATATTACACTGGAGGTTCTCAACTTTATATTGACTCCTGAG GTTCGCAGTCAGGATGCTGTCTTTGGCCTTGCTGTTAGTAATGAAGGTCGGGAAACAGCTTGGACGTGGATGAAG GATAACTGGGAGCACATCTCAAAGACCTGGGGGTCTGGATTTCTAATCACTCGCTTTGTCAGTTCAATTGTTTCACCG TTTGCTTCGTTTGACAAGGTTAAGGAAGTAGATGAGTTCTTCAAACCCCGTCCCAACCCTGCGATAACCAGAACCTTGAAGCAGAGCATTGAGCGGGTGCAAATCAACGCCAATTGGGTTCAGAGTGTTCAGAGCGAGAAAGACCTTGCCGACGTCGTGACGGAGTTGGCACGCCGGAAATACTAG